The Xiphophorus couchianus chromosome 3, X_couchianus-1.0, whole genome shotgun sequence genome segment cctaaatgttattaatgcacaTAACAGTAAAGAACAGCTACTTTTTATGTGTCTGACGTCACTAGGAAGCTTCGACactcagaatctgtaaataactcaacaAGCTAAGCAGACGTCAACAGACTCATATTTTCATCTTATGCTAAGATGCTTTATGGATTTCAGGTCATGATAAAATATTTCGTTTCCAGGACTACTGGTTAGAAATATCAGACTTTCACATGATACTGTGCTGTTCTGCGATGTTGCCTCAGCAGTCGAGCAGCGGCCTCTGACCCTGAACGACCTTTGACCCTGTGACCGCAGGCTTCCTGAAGTCTCGGGACCGGAGCCAGCAGAAGCTGTACGCCCAGCTGAGCCGGACCCAGATGTTCACCCAGTTCATCGAGGAATGCTCCTTCGTCAGCGACCGCCACGCCTGCCTCGAGTTTTTCGACGAGTGCGTCCAGAAGGTCAGAGGTCTAATCGTTTCCTTCTTTTGGCCCCGTGACCTTCCATTGACCACCTGTTGACTCGCTGACCTTTGGGTCCCCAGGTGGACGTGGAGAAGCCGGAGGAGGTGCGGCTGATCGACCTGGACGAGAACGGCGGCGGCGAACACACCGTCTTCATCATGCCGCCCGAGGAGCCGCAGGAGGCTGACGGCGCCGAGTGCCCCGCCCGCTACAGGTGAGGCTCCTCCCCCAGGGGGCGGAGCCAACAAACCAGGCGCCGTGTGACCTGACACGTCTCTCGTCCAACAGCTACGAGACGTTCCCCAGGCTGACGGCGGAGCTGTTCGACCGACCGCAGGACCCGCTGCGCGCCCCGACCAGAGGCAGCGCCCCCAGCAGCCCCGCCCCCCGCCGCACCAAGCAGGTAGCTGGCCTGGTTCTGTCCCGGTTCTGGTCCAACAAGGTTCAAACTGCCCTGATGGAGAGGTTCCTGTAGTTTCATGTGTTGATTTTAGTGGAGAATGTGGCAGCACATTCTTCGGAACCGACTGACCCGGTTTCCAGTCAGCGGTTCTGGAAACAACGATTCTGCTGGGTCAGAGGAAGGTTCTACGGGTCGGATCAGGACGGTTGGTTGGATGAacggttggatggatggatgaacggttGGATGGATCACAGTCCTGTTTTTCTTGCAGACcccagaagcagcagcagggggcgctTTAGGACCAGAACCTGTGTTTCACCAGCCGGTGacccaaccagaaccaggttctggttctgaagcaCTCACAGAACCCTTTTGTGCCTGCAGGAGATGAAGGTGGCCCAGAAGCGGGCCCAGAAGTACTCGGCGGTTCCGGACATGTGGTCCAAATGCCTGCTGGGTCACTGCTACGGCCTGTGGTTCATCTACCTGCCCACCTTCGTCCGGGCCGAAGGCTCCAAGGTCCGCGCCCTGCACTCCGCCCACGACGTCCTCCGGCACATGGAGACCCGCAAGGTGGTGCTGCCCGACGAGGTGAGACCTGCCGGGCCCGAGTGCCGACCGGGCCGGGCCGGCTCGCCGCCAGTAACAGAAACTCCGCTGTGTGTGTCAGGTGTGTTACCGCATCCTGATGCAGCTCTGCGGTCAGTACGGCCAGCCGGTCCTCGCCGTCAGAGTCCTGCTGGAGATGAAGAAGGCCGGGATCACGCCCAACACCATCACCTACGGATACTACAACAaggtctcacacacacacacacacacccacacacccacacacacacacacacacacagacacacacacacatttgcacaGCTGTCTTTGTTGGGACTTTCCATtaacttccattcatttctaaaCTCTTATCCTAACCAACCAAAattcaattcacaccttagtcctaaatctgacccctgacccaaaaacagcgtcTCCCCtcgtggggaccaggcttcgggCCCCATAAGGtcatacaaacaaacacacacaccataaAGCTTCGGGCTGACAGCTGTTTTCCCTCATCAGGCTGTGCTGGAGTGTAAGTGGCCCTCGACCAATCAGGGCGGCCGTCTCCGCTGGGCTAAGCTACGGAACGTTCTATTGGCCGTGGCTCAGTTCAGGCAGCCAATCAAACGGCGGCGGAAGAGTGGTTCTGTGGGTTCCAGAGGTCAGCTGTCTCGTAGTTCGTCCTGCAGGATAAACGCGTCACCGCTCTACgcgatgaaggtgatgaagatgatctCTGTTTCCATCCCAGGAGCCATGATGGAGCTCGATCAGAAGCCCCGCCTACAGTCCGCTCTGATTCGTCAGTCCAGCTGGAGCGGCCTGAGCGAAAGCTCGAGTCACGAGTCTCTGACCGGGTCGCTGGTGAAGAGCTCCAGCCTGAGCAGCATGAAGACGCCCACAGTCAGTGGTGAGCACTGCTAGCTAGAAAGCTAGCTGCGCTAACACTGAGGCGCTAATTTTGAGCATCAGATATGCTAGCCGTTTAGCTACTAAAAATGAGCTCCACTATTAGCTCGTTAGCTGGTTCCCACAGATCAGAGCTGACCTGAAGCCCTTTCTGCCCTCAGAGCTCAAAGTCTGTAAGAAGTCCCCCGTCCTCCACGGTTCCGGGACAAACGGGGACACGGTCCACCGGAAGCCCCCGCTGGGACGGAGAGAAGCCTCTGCTCCGCCTGCAGCGCCCCCTGAGGGAGTCGTGGTGCGGCGCAGTCAGGTCTGCCTTTCCACCTTCTACACCGAGTCGGAGCTGGACTGCAGATGTGAACCGAGGCTCAGCAGGTCGGTGTGTTTGTTCTGCCGGGTTTTCCGAGTTTATTCCAACCAATCTGACAGGATTCACGTTCCGACTGCAGATCCGACAGATCCGGGAACTCCGGTGGAAAGAACAAGGCCAGAACCGTAGACGAGAACTCCAACCACGTGTCGTCCCCAAGCCGAGGAGGCCTGGCAGGgaaactgcagcagctcctcACACCGACCAAAAACCGAGCGTCGGTCCGGCGCGCCGCCAGCGTGGAAAACCGCTGGTCCGGAGGAGGGATCGGTCGGAAAGTGTCAGATCAGAGGCAGTCCAGGAAGTCCCAGGGGCCTGAAAGTTTGCTAAAGGCAAAGGAGCGGCTGGTGAACGCCACATCAGAGGTGACTGCATGTTCCTGTTGAAGGCGATGAGCTGCAGATCCAACGTCCTCCACCAGGGGCTGCTGTCCAGATCTTGTTGAGATGTTTCCCTATAGTTCTGGATGTCTAGGAATAACCAGGAATCTCTCCTCAGAGCTCGCTGTCGGTAGGAAGTGACCTGGACCTGTCGGACACGCCCACCACGGTGTATCCTCTGCGCAAGTCGTGGGACGCCAACCAGGAGGGGGCAGGAATCGAGGTAGCTCCGTCGGTGTGGTCGGTGAGGCGGTCTCGTCCGGGTTGGACCTCACATTGTGTTTGTGTCCAGGTTCTGATGTCCAGCTGCTCGCTGTGCCGCAGCTGCAACTCTCTGGTGTACGACGAGGAGATCATGGCGGGCTGGACCTCGGACGACTCCAACCTGAACTCGTCCTGCCCGTTCTGCGCCGCCTCCTTCGTCCCGTTCCTGAACGCAGAGATCTGCGACCCGGGGCCTGTCAGCAGGTACAGAACCAGCCGACCGGACGCTCATGCACTCCTGGTTCTGTAGCGTCACTGGTTTTGCTCTTGCTCTTTCTCAGCGCGGAGCGCTGCACCATGAACCTGGAGGACGAGGTGGAGAGCGCCGTGAGGCCCCCCAGTAGTCACGAGGCGTCCCAGCGGCCCCAGTGCAACGGACTGAGCGACGACTCCAGCTCTGAAACCAGCACCTACTCCGAGACCAGCAAGGCCACCACGGTAACGCCGCCCGCCACCGCCAGCGCTGCGTCCCTCCTCACTGCTGACAGGCTCCGCCTTCTTTCCAGGTGTCGTCAGTGGGAGGGACTCCTCAGGTGACGGTGGCCTACCTGAGCCCTCTGGTTCTGAGGAAGGAGCTGGAGAGTCTGCTGGAGAACGAGGGCGAGTCGGTTCTGGCCCAGCCTCAGTTTCTGGACAGCCACTCCATCATCTTCTGGAACCTGGTCTGGTACTTCCAGCGGCTCGGCTTGCCCAGCAACCTGCTGCAGCTGGTCCGGAGCTCGCCGCTGGTCAGCCACTTCACTCAGGTGACTCGAAAGAACTAGTTCATGTTGGGAGACTCAAATACTGCGAACATGAACTCATTCGCTTAAGAAGGTTCTGGTGTCTGAACACAGAACACATAGTTTCTGGAAGGGCTCAAGTCCAGGAAAGCACCTGAATATAACGGTTTTTCAGGGgcctccaccagggggcgcctcCGGAGTCGTTAACAGCTTGTCTTGGTTGTTCCAGTCGGAGAACTCTGCGGTGAGGATCCGGCTCCTCTGGGACACGCTGAGCCCCGACACCGACCAGTGGCCGCCGCTCTACGTCCTCTGGAGGATCCACAGTAAGGACGGCGGGCGGACAATCCGTCACAGGACACGGTGTCCCCGCCGCGCTTTAACGTGTTCCTCCAACAGGTGGCGCCCCGATGAGGAGCTACAGCTGGAGGCGGCACAACCACCCGTTCACCTTGTCCTTCCTGGAGGAGGTTCTGCGCTGGGTGGGCATGAACGAGGTGCACAAGGCCATCACGCTCTTCCTGGACACCCTGGAGAAGCAGCCCGGGTCGCCACAGACCCAGAGGTGGGAGTTCGGACCGGCCCGCCGGTTCCGGTGATTCATGCTGAGCTTGAActcagatgtttgtgttttccgGACCGACAGGAGTCTCTACCGAGAGATGCTGTTCCTGACGCTGGCGGCGATGGGAAAGGACCACGTCGGTAAGACTGCTGGTCGATCCAGGTCGCGTTTCCGATCAGAACCAGCAAGGTTCTGGAAGTTCTGCTGTGCAATCCTCTCCCATGTCTGTCTGCAGCTGCATTCGATAAGAAGTACAAGACGGCGTTCCTGCGCCTCAGCAGCTCCCTGGGCCGGGACCAGCTCCGCAGGAAGCGGGCCCAGCCTCCCAGCACCAAAGCCGTCGACTGCAGACGCAGCTTCCACCCGCCGCTGGAGTGCTGAGCGGTTCCAGACCGGACCGCACCGCACCGCACCGCACCGGACCGCACCACTGGCAACCAACACCCGCTTTGcctctctgctgccctctggtggaggGCACAGCATCCTATTTCCTACCAACCTCTATGGATCTCGAAGCAACCGGATCGGACCGGATTGGACCGGACTGCGGAGCTGCTCAGTAGTCAGAGGAAGGCGCGTTGTCATCAGCGGGAACCCAGAACCGAACCGGATATTCCCCTGGGAATCCGCTTCCTGAACTGGAACGTTGTGGATGAGACTGAAAAACGGATCTGACCCGTTTTAACTCCTCAGAACCGGTTCTATTGACCAGAAACTCAGCAGTGCATCCAGGGTTCTGCTTTCCAACCAGCTGGGATTCACTCCAAAGTCCAGTTGGTTCAAATGTCCCGATCAGGCTAGACGGGTCAGAATGGATCAGAACCACCTGGGATGAGAGGCAGAACGATTCAGAGGcaaaatgatagaaaatgtaaaatatcagAGTTTTGATTGGTTAAATACCCGCCAGAACCCGGCCAGAACCAGGTCAGAACCAGGCCAGAAAATGGCCAGAACCTGACCACAACTAGACCAGGACTCCACCAGAACCCGACCAGTACCAGGCCAGAACCAGGCCAGAACCCGACCGGAACCAGGACAGGACATGACCAGAATTCAACCAGAACCAGTCCAGAACCCGGGAAGAACTCAGGACTGGACCCTTCCTggcggttctgacccggttctgacccggagacgtttatttaaatttgctgtttgtttatttatatctgACTGTGGTTACCATGGCAATATtgcttttttaacaaaatcgTCAATAAAAGACGTAAAGAAAAACTGGTGTTGTTTCTGTTCACCCATACTCATgtgatggttctggttctggttctggttccacaTCCCTATGTGGATTATtgggatgttttattttgtaggaacGGACCGGAAGTGGGACAGGTGATTCTGCCTCGGGATGACTCGTGTCTTCTCGCTCCTCCGGGATGCTCTgagtggttctggttctggacaaCCAGCGGGCTGGGTCGAGGAGAACCGTGAGGAGAACCGGGGCAgagtcctcttcctcctcctcttcctcctcctcctcctcctccaggtggGTCAACATCCGTCACGCGCTGCGGATCTCCGACAGGAGCGCGAGGCAGGTTGGATGTTTTCTCGATGGTTGGAAATGTCGGACTGGTGGCAGAAGCTCCGGTGGTTCCGCTCCAGGTTCCTCATTTTgtgactgaaaatattaaatcagatctTGACTAAAAGATCCGATTTGTATTTGATAATTCGGCCATGATTTTATCTCCTCATAttactgttttatttcacatatgAGAAATAAAATCGCGTTTAGTTTCTTAACTGAAACGTTATTTGGAATAAATTCGTGTTCAGATGTTGGTTTTGTTGCTCTTAATATTTGCCGAACGAAACAGTGATAAATATTGATGCTTTATTTGTCGTTGCTGATTAATTAACGATGTTTTGTGCGCTTTAACTTAATGAATGCTTGATTTTTATTCCAGCTCCTGCCGCTGTGCTGCAGCTGGGCGGGGCTAAAGGTGGCGCGCTAAAGCAGAGCGCCACCTTTGGCAATGTattcaatagcatgtggagagtcacaagATCTGGCCGGAAATGCAGTTTCAGCATTTCCGGCCAGATCAGATAAAGTCAcgttgctgctgctgaatgtcgggttatttttcatatttggtttgttttaccGTCGTTCGTATTTTTGAATTACGAACGACGTATTGAGGTACTGAGTTGTTattgaaatgtgattttgaattATCTAAACTCCCCTTTAACTCTCTAATGTCCACCAACAGATGAAGTTAATGTTCCAGCACAACTTCAGCCCCATAATGTTCCACTGTGGAACAACAGAGCCATTCTATGTGGTagaaaatctatatttatgAAAGATTGGTGGAATAAACAAATCTGGTCAGTTACTTATTTACTGGATGGAAATGGTGAAATTCTGAGTTTGGAGGAATTTAACAGGAAGTTTGGAGCTGATTGTTCACTAACAATTTATAAGAAAGTTTTATATAGTTTCCCTGATGTCCTCATTCAGTCAGTTAAAAACTATTTACCTAATTTCTTTATTCCTAGACTCCATGAGATTCAAACTGAGCTTGTGGACATTAGAGATAATAAACAGTATTGAATCAgtattcaataaaaaacataatcagttctcttacaatttttttttacaaatcgaTGATAGTCAAAATTAGATAGAATTATTTGAAATTCCTAATTCCTTCTAAAtataaagaattacattttaaaactagaaaatttctgaagaaatttaaaagggCCCGCCAAAGTGTGCCTGTCGGTTTTAACCCCACGTTCtgatgctacaaattagcatcaatgctaaagtaagctgcaatgtactcaatagcatgtggagagtcacaagcatgttgagGAACATGAACTTATGCCATTCAGTTTGTTGAAATTAGCGTACAAGTTAAAATAAGCCAaattgctaacattagcctaaATGCTGTCAGCGGCACATGGGCATCAGTAGCACGTGGTCTGACATTGACTTCATTCAATATACTACATGtggctaataaataagaataagaaaaagagctaaaacattttttagggaaaaggctaatgctacGTGCTACCTGCACTTTGACTTAAGTGTAGATAAAAAGAGGAGAATCAGTCACCAACTTTTTCATTAGCAAATATTCTGTGCTTGCTCTCAGCAAGTGAAAGTGAAAtgctaatgtttgtgctaatgttaattatttgtttatttagaaattttcagtaagcttcattttaaatggctATACTAATCCTATGAGTAACAGTggttgggttaaatcagttataaaatgaacaaaacattccGCCATGTCTGTAGTTCAAACCTTCCATCATTGTAGTTCTTAACTGCCAACTCATCCCTCCTCTGTAGTAAGTGAGAGttccgccatgttgtagttctgatCGTCTGCcatcattgtagttctaaagagcagctcagctcTCAGCCAACTGTCATGTGAGAGACAGAGAGGTGGAGAAAGAATTTtatctttgtgagacacccAGTCAGTTTTTGAAAAAGCAGTCCGaacaactccttcccgttcAGGAACCGTGATACGTATTCCTAAACCGTTTGAAATGTgtgagagggctatttgtcgtccTTGATAGTACCGCGATTCATATCTGTAGCTCACTCAGTAATAGCAGGAATGAGAGAGAGATGGTGTCATGACCGACTTTCATACCAATAGAGccatatttgtgggcgtgaaagcgagttaaaaactgttttggggTCAGAAATCCACTCGGTTTCTCAGTCTAGCGGAGGAATGTTGCACTAACCTgggagagttttattttatgggaAAGGCTAACAGCCCATCATCCTGCGTTGAAAAGATTCTGGAATCAAGTCATGACTGAATTTGTCCTCCTTTCCCTCCTCATTCAGAACAACCACCTGTTGAGCAGCAAGTCAAACAAGATACGCATCACGTTGTAACGTGATAGCgctctgaatgttttcttcctgcttgAGAGCAACGCATTTCTGTAGCAACGCATTTCTGTAGCAACCTGTTTCTGTAGCAACGTGTTTCTGTAGCAACTCGTTTTTGTAGCAACTCGTTTCTGTAGCAACGTGTTTTTTCTGTAGCAACTCGTTTCTGTAGCAACGCGTTTCTGTAACAATGTGTTTCCATACAATCACACttataaaatgaaacaagatacaatatattttaaatgaggcctactttatttaaagacaaactcACTCTGACAACTTTTCTAGGAAGCAAAAAGGCCAAATAATCCACCTCGTTTATGCTAATATTTCTCAGTCTACGCCAAACCACGCCCACACACTCGAGCTCGAGGATAGTCCATCCTGATTGGATGGATCCTGTGGCCCAGGCTGGCCCTGAGGGGGCGTGGCTGGCCCTGAGGGGGCGTGGCTGGACGCTGGTCAGTCATTCCTGGCCGTGACAGACAGTAACCTGAACGGGCCGTCTGAAGTTAGTCCTTTATAAAGACCCTGGGATTTTCCCCAGGCggtttgacattttaacaaaatgtgatacattaattctaaaatgtatttaatttgaagttgtttattttaacaactttattGTAAATGTCAGGGAGGGCTTAGCCCTACCAGCTCACTTATACCAGCTGTCCCTGAGGGCCACAATGaccccatgtgtaacagtggtTGGGTTAAACCAGTCATATAAAGCCCAAAACAGCAATTACCTGTTGTGAAAAATATGAAggcttttattatgttttattttattatttagtatgTGACGCTCTCATTTCGACAGTCAGTTTAGGTGTCAGGTTTCATGAAGGTATCAGGTTTCCTTTGTTCTTCTGCCATCTTGTCTGTATTCTGTCAAGATGCTGTTTCTATATTTCTAAAACTCTGTTTTCCTCCATCACTATGGTTCTAGAGAGCAGCTCAGAGGGGCCGACTAAATTCTGTCTATCTTGACTCAAactgacactgttttgtttcagacttttgttttgagttgaatttggctcgtttttcgTTACTTATGTCGCCACAGTTACTTCAAATGGCAACAAAAGTAATATCTCCCCTCGTGGGATCGAGCTGCACGTTTTGACATGTATATTGTGAAGGGAACGCAGCGGCACGAGTGGTGGGAACTGCCATGCATTGCAAAAATTAATAACATATATCCTTCAAATGAGTTCTTAAGAGAGAGATTTAATATTAATGTTGAGAATTGTGGTTggaaacaactaaacatttgttttacgaATGTAAAGAAGTATTAAACTTATGGGCTCAACTTCATAACTTCTGTcttctaaaacaataaatgtggattttataTCTTTACTAAACGTTCAGTTGAGTttattaatgaaagaaaaacatgtggaatctTTAGTCAATGTTCTAATTATTGTAGCCAAATATTATATCCATAAATGTCGctatgcaaaatgttttctctcaaTCTCTGCTGTCAAAAATgaactttccttttttaaaagatttctgaGAAAGATGCAGAATTTAAACGCAATTAAATTGTTTGAGTTAATGGGGGATTTTCAGTTAGTAGCCCCCTCttattaatttaattgatttatttttcactaattTTAGTGCTTTGTTCCTAATTGTGATTTGTAACAGCAGGAGTTGATATTTggtttttgtaatgtttgttattgACGTGTTGTTATTCTTGTATgtccaataaaaaacaaaaacaatgtctgGTTATTCGGTTTCcttccagctgctgtttgttttcaggcTGCGGAGCCACACAGCGCCACCATGTGGAGGAAAccagttctgctgctgctgcttcacatcaTGGAAGGTAAAAACTTTCAGGATTTTTACTGGTTTAGTTTCTCATCGATGATCTTCCAGATTCTTTTCAGCACAGAGGAATCATGGTTCTGACCCGGTAAAATATTCAGAGCTTCATGGATTTAACCAGTTTCTCCATGCAGCGATGTTTGTctctcatttcctgttttctgaccaatcagagagcagaaagACACGCCCACACTCATTCACTTCCGGTTAGTttggttctgactggttctggAGAACTTGGACCTAAAGGTTCTGTTTAACCAATCAGAACTAGGTTTGGACCCAGAAGGTTCTGCTGCTTGTGGTAGAAGAATGTTTTAGATTTCAGGCagaaccttcaaaataaaagcatctgaAACCTTTCAGACTGATTTGCTGTTTCAGGCTCAGCAACATGAAGTCAGATGAACGACCCGGTCCAgtccttcacttcctctgctggtTGTGTTGCAGCTGCAGTGGCGCCGCCCTGCTGGCAGGGGGCGACCTTCCCGGAGGCCGTGGTTTCCCCGGCGGCGGACAGCAGCGGCATCGTGCGCGTCCCGGCCGCGGCGTCGCTCCAGCTGTGCGTGGCGGCGTGCTGCGACCTCCCGGACTGCGACCTGGCCTGGCGCTTTAAGGGCCGCTGCTACGTCCTGAGCTGCCAGCAGGGGGCCGACTGCCGGCCCCGGGTCCGGCCCGGCGCCGACTCGGTTCTGGCCTTCCTGCAACGTCCGGCTCGCTCCCTGCTGCGGTCCCTGGGAAGGCCGGCGCCGTTCGGCCGGACGCGGGGGCCCGGCGGCCACCCGGAGGCCCTCAAGGGCCCGGCTATGTTCGATGGGCCCGACCCGACCTGGTCCGACCCGGCGGACCTGGAGGCAGATTGGTTCTGGTCCACGTTCAACCAATCACAGGAGGCGGATCCTGGAGGGGCGGAGTCAGACAGCAACCtgaccggaaccagaaccacagaaccagcTGGTCCGGCTGCTGCAGAGGGAACGGTGAGTGAAGACTGATCCGGgtcagaaccaacagaaccagctcTACAGGGTCTGCAGccagatcagaaccagctggttctgtgtcaccagaaccagaacaacgATGGAGGTTCTGGTGAACAGAACCTGTAgaacctcctgctcttcttctcCAGGCAGGAAGTCAGAGACCCGAGCTTCCTGCGCCTGTCGCTGACTCCGCCCCTACGGGTCACATGACCACGCCCGGTGATGTCATCAGCACCACGGTGAACCCAGGTAGGCGACTCTGATCCTGGTCTGGACTGGACCCGGGTTCTGTCCTCTGATTGGACGATACCATCAGTCATGTGACAACATTCACGTCCTGGTTTGACTTCAGTTTTCACAAAGACCCAAacctgttgccatggtaacagggGTTAGTTTGTGGCTGCATTTAAAGACACGGAACATAAAAATCCCTTTGAGCGGGTCAGAACCAACTGCAGAAATGCTTGATGTTCTGGTGGTTCTGTCCGGCCTGATCTGGACGTCTTCCTGCAGGTCATCCTGTGGGGGACCCGGTGGATCCGGTGGACCTCGGCTCCGCTGTGACATCAGAACCAACCGGTTCTTCTGAAGTCGGGAACAGAACTTCAGGTCTGATCCGAAGTTCTGCacagggttctggttctggacagAAGCTTAATgctggagtttgtttttgttctgacagAACCTCTGAAGGTTCTCCAGGCTCCAACCACCGACCCGCTGAAAgaggtgacctctgacctccccaCCTCAGCTGCTCTCCCCCCGACTACTGTAGGTATGTcaacctggttctggttcctgttgGTCCGGTTCTGCCAggctctggttctgattctgaactgattactgatttttatttcttagttatcaaaataaaattttctttaaaagttcattttctttttttgggaaacaaacacaaaaacccaAATCTGTCTGAGCAGAGATGGTATTAGCATAGCGCATGTTAGCCGCTACAGCTAGGCTGTTAGCCGCTACAGCTAGGCTGTTAGCCGCCCGGTGCCTAGCAGCGGCCCAGGCTGGTCGTTATCTCGGGCCTCTACGGCCCGGTTCTGATCGTTTCAGCTGGTTCTTTCTCTGAGGTTCTGTCTGTCGTCCGGCCGCAGCGGAACCCCAGGGGCCGAACCGGGCCCCACTGGCCGCCGTAGGTCCGGACCTCCATCTGGTTCTCCCTCTGAGCGCCAGCCTGTTGCTCAACGGCAGCGGCAGCACCGACGACCGCGGCGTTAGCGGCTACAGCTGGGAGGTGTTGAGGTGAGCAGCTCTGCGGACCGGGACAAGAACCGGCGGCTCGGTACCTGACGGACTCTCTGCCACCTGTGTCCGCAGCGGTCCTCCTGGTTTGCGGCTGCAGGATGCCGACCAGGCGGTCGCCATGGCGACGGGCCTAAGAGCGGGGCGCTACACGTTCAAGCTGACGGTGTcggaccagcagggggcgacagacAGTGCCTTGCTGTCGGTGCGGGTCCAGGAAGGTGAGTTCTGCTGtaggttctggttctagttctgATTGGTACCGCCTGTCTCCTTCCCCCTGAAGCCCGCAGTCTTCCTCCGGTGGCGCACGCCAGCGGCAGccatgttctggttctgcccaACAACTCCGTGGTTCTGGAGGGGTGGGTTACTGACGGAGACCAAACGGAGGTCCGGTACCGGTGGACCAGGGACAGCCAGAGTCCAGCAGCCGGGGTACCGCCCTCTCTGAGCAATTTAGGCCCAAATGTGCCAGCTCATGTAACCTCCCGGTTCTGTGCAGGAGGTCCTGTTCGGCTCGGAGACCCGGCGGGTCCTGTACCTGTCGGACCTGGTGGAGGGAACCTACCTGTTCCAGCTGAGGGTGACGGACGCTCAGGGCCGGGTCAGCACCGCCACCGCCACCGTGGAGGTTCGGCCAGGTAGGCCGCCGCTCAGCGCaggttctgctgaggttctgAGGGTAAATGGACCTCTGGGTTGGTTTGTGCAGAACCAGGCGGCGGCCAGCAGGTGGAGCTGGAGATGCTGGTGGCGGTGTCTCAGGTGAGCTTGGCTCAGAGGGACACACTGGTCCGGCAGCTGGCCGCACTGATCCACGTCCTGGACCGGGACATCCGGGTCCGGGCGCTGCAGGGACGGACCCAACTCAGGTATCAGAACCCTGACCGGGTCAGGCCCAAACAGACGCCG includes the following:
- the dennd4b gene encoding DENN domain-containing protein 4B, which gives rise to MTDEKCPQLVDYFVVAGLDPAGPWRSLDEDGRASSSSSSSSPAAAVRAADPVTDLAVIARGLGEEVPEGFTCIEKTLGGHSAELSASLINNPHLYLCYRRGRDKPPVLDLGVLYEGKEQLKQGWYVIETTPYSRSASLSSGGAPTAHRVFLMYRRALDSQGLHTLGVTDIALLMPGKGEVAPHTFCRVDKNLNTGMWGPALHVCYKRAVAKANALVFEAGLISRYPEEDLEAFPLPESVPVFCLPMGVTVESWPLNSKYQLPVFSTFVLTSASGDKVYGAAIQFYESFSRDLLSERQNVRLGLLSVVDRRPITSRSLHAKRSICVLSHWPFFTVFQKFLTFIYRYSISGPHVLPLEKHISSFMHNVPFPSPQRPRILVQLSPYDNLLLCQPVSSPLPLSGASFLKLLQNLGPENSCTLLLAVLTEHKLLLHSLRPDVLTSVSEALVSMTFPLRWLCPYIPLCPLQMADVLLAPMPFIVGVHSSYFDLYDPPPEVVCVDLDTNTVFQSEDKKPLSWRSLPRKHGKTLFVTLTNLHRTLEKICSPGQEEATLEFLLTDYDQIYRRQKQLELEIQEAFLRFMSCLLRGYRAFLLPITQAPSDTTTDCSSLFNLQGFLKSRDRSQQKLYAQLSRTQMFTQFIEECSFVSDRHACLEFFDECVQKVDVEKPEEVRLIDLDENGGGEHTVFIMPPEEPQEADGAECPARYSYETFPRLTAELFDRPQDPLRAPTRGSAPSSPAPRRTKQEMKVAQKRAQKYSAVPDMWSKCLLGHCYGLWFIYLPTFVRAEGSKVRALHSAHDVLRHMETRKVVLPDEVCYRILMQLCGQYGQPVLAVRVLLEMKKAGITPNTITYGYYNKAVLECKWPSTNQGGRLRWAKLRNVLLAVAQFRQPIKRRRKSGSVGSRGAMMELDQKPRLQSALIRQSSWSGLSESSSHESLTGSLVKSSSLSSMKTPTVSELKVCKKSPVLHGSGTNGDTVHRKPPLGRREASAPPAAPPEGVVVRRSQVCLSTFYTESELDCRCEPRLSRSDRSGNSGGKNKARTVDENSNHVSSPSRGGLAGKLQQLLTPTKNRASVRRAASVENRWSGGGIGRKVSDQRQSRKSQGPESLLKAKERLVNATSESSLSVGSDLDLSDTPTTVYPLRKSWDANQEGAGIEVLMSSCSLCRSCNSLVYDEEIMAGWTSDDSNLNSSCPFCAASFVPFLNAEICDPGPVSSAERCTMNLEDEVESAVRPPSSHEASQRPQCNGLSDDSSSETSTYSETSKATTVSSVGGTPQVTVAYLSPLVLRKELESLLENEGESVLAQPQFLDSHSIIFWNLVWYFQRLGLPSNLLQLVRSSPLVSHFTQSENSAVRIRLLWDTLSPDTDQWPPLYVLWRIHSGAPMRSYSWRRHNHPFTLSFLEEVLRWVGMNEVHKAITLFLDTLEKQPGSPQTQRSLYREMLFLTLAAMGKDHVAAFDKKYKTAFLRLSSSLGRDQLRRKRAQPPSTKAVDCRRSFHPPLEC